One window from the genome of Microbulbifer pacificus encodes:
- a CDS encoding glycine zipper 2TM domain-containing protein encodes MLNLHKLCKQLAFAGLTATLVGVSAHVAAGDSGYYPDDGYDYAAVTAVIPVYNDIQVVEPRTQCWDQTVTYQQPSPAGAIIGGLIGAAVGRDAARGYRHGWGRHSHYHRGNKGAGMVAGAAVGAVIGNAISSHNAPVQYGTQQRCQVVEQVNTRRELVGYDVNYQYNGQTYLIRTNQHPGDRIRVRVDVTPVL; translated from the coding sequence ATGTTGAATCTTCACAAACTCTGCAAGCAACTGGCCTTTGCCGGGCTGACCGCCACCCTGGTCGGGGTCAGTGCCCATGTAGCCGCTGGCGATAGCGGCTACTATCCCGACGACGGCTACGACTACGCCGCTGTCACCGCCGTGATTCCTGTCTACAACGATATTCAGGTGGTGGAGCCCCGTACCCAGTGCTGGGATCAGACGGTCACCTATCAGCAACCTTCTCCAGCGGGCGCCATCATCGGCGGCCTGATCGGCGCTGCCGTCGGGCGCGATGCCGCGCGTGGCTATCGCCATGGCTGGGGCCGCCACAGCCACTACCATCGCGGTAACAAAGGCGCCGGCATGGTAGCCGGCGCCGCCGTCGGCGCAGTGATCGGTAACGCCATCAGCAGCCACAATGCACCGGTGCAGTACGGCACCCAGCAGCGCTGCCAGGTGGTGGAGCAGGTCAACACCCGCCGCGAGCTGGTAGGGTACGACGTCAACTACCAGTACAACGGCCAGACATATCTGATTCGCACGAACCAGCATCCTGGGGATAGAATCCGGGTTCGCGTAGATGTGACGCCGGTATTGTGA
- the wrbA gene encoding NAD(P)H:quinone oxidoreductase, translated as MSASMSSEPYVLILYYSRSGATAKMAAELARGVEEAGLSARLRTVPPVSPDTEASLPPVPDSGAPYCSADDLRHCAGLLLGSPTRFGNMAAPLRHFLDQTSDMWLDGSLTGKPAAVFTATGSLHGGQESTLISMMLPLLHHGMLIAGIPYSEAALMHTTTGGTPYGASHWASGGASELSGDEITLCRALGARVSTLAQKLGE; from the coding sequence ATGAGCGCTTCCATGTCCTCCGAGCCCTACGTACTCATCCTCTATTACAGCCGCAGTGGCGCCACCGCCAAAATGGCGGCGGAACTTGCCCGCGGCGTGGAAGAAGCCGGCCTCAGCGCGCGCCTGCGTACCGTGCCGCCGGTCTCGCCCGATACGGAAGCCAGCCTGCCGCCAGTGCCCGACAGCGGTGCACCCTACTGCAGCGCCGATGACCTGCGCCACTGTGCCGGCCTGTTGCTCGGCAGCCCCACCCGCTTCGGCAATATGGCCGCGCCACTGCGCCACTTCCTCGACCAGACCAGCGACATGTGGCTCGATGGCAGCCTCACCGGCAAACCGGCCGCGGTTTTTACCGCTACCGGCAGCCTGCATGGTGGCCAGGAAAGCACTCTCATCTCCATGATGCTGCCACTGCTGCACCACGGCATGCTCATCGCCGGTATTCCCTACTCCGAAGCTGCCCTCATGCACACCACCACAGGAGGAACCCCGTACGGCGCCTCCCACTGGGCGAGCGGTGGCGCAAGTGAACTCAGCGGCGATGAAATCACCCTGTGTCGCGCCCTCGGCGCCCGTGTCAGCACGCTGGCACAGAAGCTGGGAGAGTAA
- a CDS encoding TlpA family protein disulfide reductase: MSNLRAAPQILKPAARRVALLCIAICCGGCDGVDGGLQSLNGEPLSTDGKILLVNYWAEWCAPCREEIPELNAFYREHGEKVLVLGVNFDQLPAEQVRLQADRFAIEFPLLAAAPEGRWGQPIPQVLPSTFIIDTTGHWRRTLVGPQTAESLAAAVAEVQD, from the coding sequence GTGTCAAACCTTCGAGCCGCACCGCAAATTCTTAAGCCGGCCGCACGGCGCGTTGCGCTGTTGTGCATTGCAATCTGCTGTGGCGGCTGCGACGGTGTCGATGGTGGGTTGCAGTCCCTCAACGGCGAACCGCTTTCCACTGACGGCAAAATTTTGCTGGTGAATTACTGGGCAGAGTGGTGCGCGCCGTGCCGGGAGGAAATCCCCGAGCTAAACGCCTTCTATCGTGAGCATGGGGAAAAGGTACTGGTACTCGGCGTGAATTTTGATCAGTTGCCGGCGGAGCAGGTCCGGTTGCAGGCGGACAGGTTTGCCATCGAGTTTCCGCTGCTGGCGGCGGCGCCTGAGGGCCGCTGGGGGCAACCCATACCGCAGGTATTGCCCTCCACCTTTATCATCGACACCACCGGGCACTGGCGACGTACCCTGGTGGGCCCGCAGACGGCGGAATCGTTGGCGGCTGCGGTGGCGGAAGTGCAGGATTGA
- a CDS encoding response regulator transcription factor has product MRALLVEDEYALREQLAASLRKAGYTVDEAPDGEEALYLGREYPYDVAVMDLGLPKMDGIAVIETLRKESRHFPILILTARGHWQERVRGLEAGGDDYLTKPFHTEELLARLNALVRRSAGFSSPTINAGPIELDTSAQRVKVSGSELELTSFEYKVLEYLMLHPDEVVSKTTLTEHIYEQDCDRDSNVIEVFIGRLRKKLDAAGGVKPIETLRGRGYRFSAVS; this is encoded by the coding sequence ATGCGCGCACTGCTGGTGGAAGATGAGTACGCCCTGCGGGAACAGTTGGCCGCATCCCTGCGCAAGGCCGGTTACACCGTCGATGAGGCACCGGACGGTGAAGAGGCCCTGTACCTGGGGCGGGAATACCCCTACGACGTAGCGGTGATGGACCTCGGGTTACCGAAAATGGACGGCATTGCCGTGATCGAAACCCTGCGTAAGGAGTCCCGCCACTTCCCCATCCTGATCCTCACTGCGCGCGGCCACTGGCAGGAGCGCGTGCGCGGTCTGGAGGCGGGCGGCGACGACTATCTCACCAAACCCTTTCACACCGAGGAGCTGCTGGCGCGACTGAATGCGCTGGTGCGCCGCTCCGCGGGATTCTCCTCCCCCACGATCAACGCTGGTCCCATCGAACTGGACACCAGTGCGCAGCGGGTGAAGGTCTCCGGCAGCGAGCTGGAACTCACGTCGTTCGAGTACAAGGTATTGGAATACCTGATGTTGCACCCGGACGAAGTGGTGTCGAAAACCACCCTCACCGAGCACATCTACGAGCAGGACTGCGACCGTGACAGCAATGTCATCGAGGTGTTTATCGGTCGTCTGCGCAAGAAACTGGATGCCGCCGGTGGGGTGAAGCCCATTGAGACTCTGCGCGGGCGCGGTTACCGTTTTTCCGCCGTGAGCTGA
- a CDS encoding DUF3106 domain-containing protein, whose translation MNKTNRKTNLGNGYPGGRPLFSGLLLLLALGLSPMTIAQPPEWQALSESERQLLQRFESRWDQLTPEQRTRLQQGAHRWAQMSDAERQQARREFRKWRDLTPEQRARLRETYTRFRALPPEQRQKIREARQRFRQLTPEQQQRLRERWRNLTPEQRERFKERLRRRQSADQ comes from the coding sequence ATGAACAAGACAAACCGTAAAACAAACCTGGGAAATGGATATCCGGGCGGCCGGCCACTGTTTTCCGGTTTGCTGTTGCTACTGGCTCTGGGCCTGAGTCCCATGACCATCGCCCAGCCACCGGAATGGCAGGCACTCAGCGAGAGTGAGCGGCAACTGTTGCAGCGTTTCGAATCCCGCTGGGATCAGCTCACCCCGGAGCAGCGCACACGTCTCCAGCAGGGCGCACATCGCTGGGCGCAGATGTCCGATGCTGAGCGCCAGCAGGCGCGCAGGGAATTTCGCAAATGGCGCGACCTCACGCCGGAGCAACGCGCCAGGCTGCGCGAAACCTACACCCGCTTCAGAGCCCTGCCGCCGGAGCAGCGTCAGAAAATCCGTGAAGCCCGTCAGCGTTTCCGTCAGTTGACGCCGGAGCAGCAGCAGCGGCTGCGCGAGCGCTGGCGCAACCTTACACCGGAGCAGCGGGAGCGCTTTAAAGAGCGCCTGCGCCGGCGTCAGTCAGCGGACCAGTGA
- a CDS encoding ATP-binding protein: MLTRWLHSLSGRLSLMATLVLLVFLAVLSGVLERAYRTSLDEAKVRELQAYIYTLLVVAEPDGDSLHLPFNLPEQRFNQPDSGLIGAVMDARGRVIWRSQSALSLPNFSTMSLPLPLRQGQQAFAEIQLPGLDTRFSSFRQGIAWGLDSELQFTFVILENAGPLHAQVQQFSDTLWRWLGIGALALIAVQLLVLRWGLAPLRRVTRALKEMQQGGSDTLQGSFPRELVPLTDNLNLLIENERRQREKTRHTLGDLAHSLKTPLAVLKGMDLSSDPRSAQAALAEQVQRMDSIISYQLKRAVASSPKSILRGVAVQPLVEKILTALDKVYREKHVDAELLCDESVLFYGDEGDLMEMLGNLLDNGYKYGGGKLLAKIANTADGRGLEIVVADNGPGLTETQWQQVVQRGVRADQQQQGQGIGLAVVVDIVESYHGEIVIVPMSERGEADLGGLTLRVTL; the protein is encoded by the coding sequence TTGCTGACCCGCTGGCTGCACTCTCTTTCGGGCCGTCTGTCGCTGATGGCCACGCTGGTACTGCTGGTGTTTCTGGCGGTGCTCTCCGGTGTGCTGGAGCGGGCGTACCGCACCTCCCTGGATGAGGCCAAGGTGCGTGAACTGCAGGCTTACATTTATACCCTGCTGGTGGTAGCGGAGCCGGATGGCGACAGCCTGCACCTGCCGTTCAACCTGCCCGAGCAGCGCTTCAATCAGCCGGATTCCGGCCTGATCGGTGCGGTCATGGATGCCCGTGGCCGTGTGATCTGGCGCTCCCAGTCCGCGCTCAGCCTGCCCAATTTTTCCACCATGTCGCTGCCACTGCCGCTTCGTCAGGGGCAGCAGGCGTTCGCCGAGATCCAGTTGCCGGGGCTCGATACCCGCTTCAGCAGTTTCCGCCAGGGCATTGCCTGGGGGCTCGACAGCGAACTGCAGTTCACCTTCGTCATTCTGGAAAATGCGGGACCGCTGCACGCCCAGGTCCAGCAGTTCAGCGATACCCTGTGGCGCTGGCTCGGCATCGGCGCACTGGCATTGATCGCGGTACAGCTGCTGGTGTTGCGCTGGGGACTTGCACCGCTGCGCCGGGTGACGCGGGCGCTGAAGGAGATGCAGCAGGGGGGCAGTGACACATTGCAGGGCAGCTTCCCACGGGAACTGGTACCCCTCACCGACAACCTGAACCTGTTGATCGAAAACGAGCGCCGCCAGCGGGAGAAGACCCGGCACACCCTCGGCGATCTCGCCCACAGCCTGAAAACCCCGCTGGCCGTGTTGAAAGGCATGGACCTGTCATCCGACCCGCGGTCTGCCCAGGCGGCGCTGGCGGAACAGGTGCAACGTATGGACAGCATCATCAGCTACCAGCTGAAGCGCGCAGTGGCGAGCTCCCCCAAATCCATCCTGCGCGGTGTGGCGGTGCAACCACTGGTGGAGAAAATTCTGACCGCGCTCGATAAGGTCTACCGCGAGAAACATGTGGACGCAGAACTGCTGTGCGATGAATCGGTGCTGTTCTACGGTGACGAGGGTGACCTGATGGAGATGCTCGGCAACCTGCTGGACAATGGTTACAAGTACGGTGGCGGAAAACTGCTGGCAAAAATCGCCAATACCGCGGATGGACGCGGGCTGGAGATTGTGGTGGCCGACAACGGCCCCGGACTCACGGAAACCCAGTGGCAACAGGTGGTCCAGCGCGGCGTGCGCGCGGATCAGCAACAGCAGGGACAGGGTATCGGGCTTGCGGTGGTGGTGGATATTGTGGAGAGTTACCACGGCGAGATCGTCATTGTGCCCATGTCCGAGCGCGGCGAGGCGGATCTCGGGGGCCTTACCCTGCGGGTTACGCTGTAG
- a CDS encoding YihY family inner membrane protein — protein sequence MTEMVHRWRRFFTSLWTVFNDKNCRQNAAALTYMTLFAIVPLVTVSYAMLSLFPDFAGLESKIQQQIFSHFVPESGREVQEYINNFSVQAQRLTGAGIAILLLTAGFMLKNIETTFNAIWDIPRGRKGVSSFLLYWAILSLGPILLGAGMAATTYLFSQKFLAQNDSLGLLPVVLRVLPFIFTAVAFTLLFVAVPNCRVPLRYGLAGGVITAIAFEAAKYLFGAIVSRSSVQAIYGAFAFVPLFLIWIYTLWMIVLAGCVLVRTLSAYHAAAQGRNYSDLVATLVLMSKFFSNYQKGLPVSEQDISRAGIRPAQWRRIREILQSNKVIAQTDRNDHVLVRDLDSITLEQMLDWLHPAPVPESGHRELAARPWFREVDARFREARGFSREHLSQSLGDLFRQSVATEMLEKSVEPVAEDASNNSDNNPASKGSNRNARVKPSSRTANS from the coding sequence ATGACGGAAATGGTGCATCGCTGGCGTCGCTTCTTCACCTCTTTGTGGACGGTGTTCAACGATAAAAACTGCCGGCAGAACGCCGCTGCACTCACATATATGACACTGTTCGCCATTGTCCCGCTGGTGACGGTGAGCTATGCCATGCTGTCACTGTTTCCGGATTTCGCCGGTCTCGAAAGCAAAATACAGCAGCAGATCTTTTCCCACTTCGTGCCGGAGAGCGGGCGCGAGGTACAGGAGTACATCAACAACTTCTCCGTACAGGCCCAGAGGCTGACCGGTGCCGGTATTGCCATCCTCTTGTTGACCGCTGGCTTCATGCTGAAAAATATCGAGACCACCTTTAACGCCATTTGGGATATTCCCCGGGGGCGCAAGGGGGTTTCCAGTTTTCTGCTGTATTGGGCCATTCTGAGCCTTGGGCCGATTCTGCTCGGCGCCGGCATGGCCGCCACCACGTATCTTTTCTCGCAGAAATTTCTCGCCCAGAACGACAGCCTCGGCCTGTTGCCCGTCGTGCTGCGGGTGTTGCCGTTCATTTTTACCGCGGTCGCGTTCACGCTGCTGTTTGTGGCGGTACCCAATTGTCGGGTGCCGCTTCGGTACGGTCTTGCCGGCGGTGTGATCACTGCGATCGCGTTTGAGGCCGCCAAGTATCTGTTTGGTGCCATCGTATCGCGCAGTTCGGTGCAGGCGATTTATGGTGCTTTTGCCTTTGTGCCGCTGTTTCTGATCTGGATCTATACCCTGTGGATGATCGTACTGGCGGGCTGCGTACTGGTACGGACACTGTCGGCGTATCACGCCGCCGCGCAGGGGCGTAATTATTCGGATCTCGTGGCCACACTGGTGCTGATGTCGAAGTTTTTCAGCAATTACCAGAAGGGCCTGCCGGTGAGCGAGCAGGATATTTCCCGCGCGGGCATCCGCCCGGCACAGTGGCGGCGTATCCGTGAAATCCTCCAGTCCAACAAGGTGATCGCGCAGACCGATCGCAATGACCACGTGCTGGTACGTGATCTGGATTCCATAACCCTGGAGCAGATGCTCGACTGGCTGCACCCGGCGCCGGTACCCGAGAGCGGCCACCGCGAATTGGCGGCGCGCCCCTGGTTCCGGGAAGTGGACGCCCGCTTCCGCGAGGCGCGGGGCTTTTCCCGTGAGCATCTCTCCCAGAGCCTCGGTGACCTGTTCCGCCAGTCCGTGGCAACGGAAATGCTGGAAAAGTCCGTGGAACCGGTGGCGGAGGATGCCAGTAACAACAGTGACAACAATCCAGCCAGCAAGGGAAGCAACCGCAATGCCCGTGTCAAACCTTCGAGCCGCACCGCAAATTCTTAA
- a CDS encoding PepSY domain-containing protein gives MKLPATPRAPRVKAAMLLVTGLLAALLAAPLYAGPSGGGLPVGGHHGERNPLPRVQIERHGGKLQPLASIRMQNKGISRDQAASLVKRRYGGKILAISEVQRNGRAMYRVKGLSDKSQVYVVFVDKETGQISG, from the coding sequence GTGAAACTTCCCGCGACCCCCAGAGCCCCCCGGGTAAAGGCGGCGATGCTACTGGTGACTGGCCTACTGGCGGCACTACTGGCCGCGCCGCTGTACGCAGGGCCATCCGGTGGTGGTTTGCCGGTTGGAGGACACCACGGGGAGCGGAATCCCTTGCCGCGAGTGCAGATCGAACGCCACGGGGGCAAGCTGCAGCCGCTGGCCAGCATCCGCATGCAGAACAAAGGCATCTCCCGCGACCAGGCCGCATCCCTGGTAAAGCGCCGCTACGGCGGCAAGATACTGGCCATCAGTGAAGTGCAGCGCAATGGTCGCGCCATGTACCGGGTCAAGGGACTTTCCGACAAAAGCCAGGTCTATGTGGTGTTCGTGGACAAAGAGACCGGGCAGATCTCCGGCTGA
- a CDS encoding L-cystine transporter, whose product MQLSALLLLAFFFFLMWPLARWHRSRTSLAPAVFAGLLLGVLFGGLMHLAKGWGVNLPFVLDWVSLVGEGYVNLLHLLVMPLVLVCILSAVVKVSHTSDLGKISVSVLAVLLGTTAIAALIGVVVAHLFGLTAEGLVEGAREAARVEVLNERIGRVSDLSIPEILTSFIPRNIFADLAGQRDTSVIAVVVFAVLLGLAALAVRRDSPEQGAIIEQFVSVAQAWIMKLVRLVMAFTPYGVMALVTALVAKSSWADIFNLFSFVVASFVAIALMFAVHALLLLVNGISPLHYFAKVWPVLVFAFSSRSSAATIPLNVETQIDELKNSPAIANFSASFGATIGQNGCAGIYPAMLSVMVAVPMGINVFDPVWLASLVAVIVISSFGIAGVGGGATFAALVVLPTMGLPVQIAALLISVEPLIDMARTALNVNGAMTAGTLTQRWLGNGDDPEAAHGTAG is encoded by the coding sequence ATGCAATTGAGTGCTCTGCTTCTCCTGGCGTTTTTCTTTTTCCTGATGTGGCCGCTGGCGCGCTGGCACCGAAGCCGCACTAGCCTGGCGCCGGCAGTTTTCGCCGGTCTGCTGCTGGGGGTGCTGTTTGGCGGCCTGATGCACCTGGCGAAAGGTTGGGGCGTGAATCTGCCTTTTGTACTGGACTGGGTCAGTCTGGTGGGGGAGGGCTACGTCAACCTCTTGCATCTGCTGGTGATGCCACTGGTTCTTGTGTGCATTCTCTCCGCGGTGGTCAAGGTCAGTCATACCAGTGACCTCGGCAAGATCAGCGTATCCGTGCTGGCGGTATTACTCGGCACCACCGCCATTGCCGCGCTGATCGGTGTCGTGGTCGCTCATCTGTTCGGACTTACCGCCGAGGGGCTGGTGGAGGGGGCGCGGGAGGCCGCGCGGGTCGAGGTGCTGAACGAGCGCATCGGTCGCGTGAGTGATCTCAGCATTCCGGAAATTCTCACCTCGTTTATTCCGCGTAACATCTTTGCCGATCTCGCCGGCCAGCGGGATACCTCGGTGATTGCGGTGGTGGTTTTCGCTGTGTTACTGGGGTTGGCCGCGCTTGCAGTGCGCCGGGACAGCCCCGAGCAGGGCGCCATCATCGAGCAGTTCGTGTCCGTGGCGCAGGCCTGGATCATGAAGCTGGTGCGGCTGGTTATGGCGTTCACCCCCTACGGGGTCATGGCGCTGGTAACGGCACTGGTGGCCAAGTCCAGTTGGGCGGACATCTTCAATCTGTTCAGTTTTGTTGTGGCGTCGTTTGTCGCCATTGCCTTGATGTTCGCGGTGCACGCACTGCTGCTGCTGGTGAACGGGATAAGCCCGCTACATTACTTCGCCAAGGTATGGCCGGTGCTGGTGTTTGCCTTCAGCTCCCGCTCCAGCGCGGCCACCATTCCACTGAATGTGGAAACCCAGATCGATGAGCTGAAAAATTCCCCGGCCATTGCCAATTTCTCCGCTTCCTTCGGGGCTACCATCGGCCAGAACGGCTGTGCCGGTATCTACCCGGCGATGCTCTCGGTCATGGTGGCGGTACCCATGGGCATCAACGTGTTCGACCCGGTGTGGCTCGCCTCCCTGGTGGCGGTGATCGTGATCAGCTCCTTTGGTATCGCCGGGGTCGGTGGCGGTGCCACCTTTGCCGCGCTGGTGGTATTGCCCACCATGGGGCTGCCGGTGCAGATCGCGGCACTGCTGATTTCCGTCGAACCGCTGATCGATATGGCGCGCACGGCACTGAACGTGAATGGTGCCATGACCGCGGGTACCCTGACTCAGCGCTGGCTGGGGAATGGAGACGACCCGGAGGCCGCGCACGGCACCGCCGGCTGA
- a CDS encoding DUF2069 domain-containing protein, giving the protein MAKQPKTLDTAQVARKLDIARTLNWICYAGLLLLFAVKTLIIDGNVKWWLLQTVPLLLVLPGMLKRQQRSYLWLCFILLLYITAGIVDVMMPTRGWQHGVLTALSLILFVSAMMASRWQVQLQNAKT; this is encoded by the coding sequence GTGGCAAAACAACCCAAAACCCTCGACACCGCACAGGTGGCGCGCAAACTGGACATCGCCCGCACACTCAACTGGATCTGCTACGCCGGCCTTCTGCTACTGTTCGCAGTGAAGACACTGATCATTGATGGCAACGTAAAGTGGTGGCTGCTGCAGACGGTCCCACTGCTGCTGGTATTACCCGGTATGCTCAAGCGCCAGCAGCGCAGCTATTTGTGGCTGTGTTTTATTCTGCTGTTGTATATCACCGCCGGCATCGTCGATGTAATGATGCCTACACGCGGCTGGCAGCATGGCGTCCTGACCGCCCTCAGCCTTATTCTGTTCGTTTCCGCAATGATGGCCAGCCGCTGGCAGGTGCAATTGCAGAACGCAAAGACTTAA
- the arsC gene encoding arsenate reductase (glutaredoxin) (This arsenate reductase requires both glutathione and glutaredoxin to convert arsenate to arsenite, after which the efflux transporter formed by ArsA and ArsB can extrude the arsenite from the cell, providing resistance.), giving the protein MWTIYHNPRCSKSRQTLQLLQDNQIEPEVVLYLETPPDAATLKSLLKKLGMSARDLLRKGEDAYRELNLGDTSLEEDALIAAMVANPKLIERPIVVRDKSAVLGRPPENVLELI; this is encoded by the coding sequence ATGTGGACGATCTACCATAACCCCCGCTGCTCAAAATCCCGCCAGACCCTGCAACTGCTGCAAGACAACCAGATTGAACCGGAAGTGGTGCTCTATCTGGAAACCCCACCGGATGCCGCCACCCTGAAATCCCTGCTGAAAAAACTCGGCATGAGCGCCCGCGACCTGCTGCGCAAGGGTGAAGACGCCTACAGGGAACTGAATCTCGGCGACACCAGCCTGGAGGAGGATGCGCTGATCGCCGCCATGGTGGCCAATCCAAAGCTGATCGAGCGCCCGATCGTGGTCAGGGATAAGTCAGCAGTGCTCGGTCGCCCGCCGGAAAATGTGCTGGAACTGATCTGA
- a CDS encoding polysaccharide deacetylase family protein, whose product MFSLSIRKFSSVALFAALATGVAAPSTAADNNSPWPGGAEVAVVLTYDDALDSHLDIAIPQLDEHKLPGTFYLSGARPSIRMRLHEWRRAAERGHELGNHMLYHPCRKSLSNRSWVKSWQDLDNYTLEQFVDEVQATNSMLEAIDGKKQRTFAYPCGDMTAGGEDVIPELKKLVPAARLFSADGQHQLSDGDFYRIASFDGADKSAEELIAVVEAARENHSLVGFMFHGVGGDYITVSSEAHKALVDYLAAHPERYWVATMEEAVAHLKREQARQAL is encoded by the coding sequence ATGTTTTCTCTATCCATCAGGAAATTCTCCAGCGTCGCACTGTTTGCGGCCCTCGCAACTGGCGTCGCTGCACCCAGCACGGCCGCGGATAATAATTCCCCCTGGCCCGGTGGTGCGGAAGTGGCGGTGGTGCTCACCTACGACGACGCACTGGATTCCCACCTCGACATCGCCATCCCGCAACTGGACGAACACAAACTCCCCGGCACCTTTTACCTCAGCGGCGCGCGCCCCTCCATCCGTATGCGTCTGCACGAATGGCGCCGTGCCGCCGAACGCGGGCACGAATTGGGCAACCACATGCTCTACCACCCGTGCCGCAAATCCCTTTCCAACCGCAGCTGGGTAAAGTCCTGGCAGGATCTGGATAACTACACCTTGGAGCAGTTCGTCGACGAAGTGCAGGCCACCAACAGCATGCTCGAAGCCATCGACGGCAAAAAGCAGCGCACCTTTGCCTATCCCTGTGGCGACATGACTGCCGGTGGCGAGGATGTGATTCCCGAACTGAAAAAACTCGTGCCCGCCGCACGGCTGTTCTCCGCTGACGGTCAGCACCAGCTCAGCGACGGCGACTTTTACCGCATAGCATCGTTCGACGGCGCGGATAAAAGTGCGGAGGAACTGATTGCCGTAGTGGAAGCCGCACGGGAAAACCACAGCCTGGTAGGCTTTATGTTCCACGGCGTGGGCGGCGACTACATCACCGTATCCTCCGAGGCCCATAAAGCACTGGTCGACTACCTGGCGGCGCACCCGGAGCGCTACTGGGTGGCCACCATGGAAGAGGCGGTTGCGCACCTGAAACGGGAGCAGGCGCGGCAGGCTCTGTAA
- a CDS encoding RNA polymerase sigma factor, which translates to MDSMDQFLASVEKRAFSMAMMGVGHRDDALDIVQDAMFALVRRYHHKAREQWRPLFFTILNNRITDWHRRRKTISRWQLLRERVAADDGEEDEFEPADFPDLYGARPEQDVFSERTLAAIEQAVSALPLRQQQAFLLRCVEGFDIAETAAAMACSGGSVKTHLSRALQALRPLLEDVR; encoded by the coding sequence ATGGATTCAATGGACCAGTTTCTGGCTTCGGTGGAAAAACGGGCATTTTCCATGGCGATGATGGGGGTCGGTCACCGCGACGACGCACTGGATATCGTGCAGGACGCCATGTTCGCGCTGGTGCGCCGCTACCACCACAAGGCGCGCGAGCAGTGGCGACCGTTGTTTTTCACCATCCTCAATAACCGCATTACCGACTGGCACCGCCGCCGTAAAACCATCTCCCGCTGGCAGCTGCTGCGCGAGCGGGTCGCCGCGGACGACGGCGAAGAAGACGAGTTCGAACCCGCTGATTTCCCCGACCTGTACGGCGCGCGTCCGGAGCAGGATGTGTTTTCCGAACGCACCCTCGCCGCGATCGAGCAGGCGGTATCCGCTTTGCCTCTGCGCCAGCAACAGGCGTTTCTGTTGCGCTGTGTGGAAGGCTTCGACATCGCTGAAACCGCCGCGGCCATGGCCTGCAGTGGCGGCAGTGTAAAAACCCACCTTTCCCGGGCCCTGCAGGCCCTGCGCCCACTGCTGGAGGATGTCCGATGA